The Stomoxys calcitrans chromosome 3, idStoCalc2.1, whole genome shotgun sequence genome includes a region encoding these proteins:
- the LOC131996080 gene encoding uncharacterized protein LOC131996080 gives MCVIVSFEQSDIQDQTDSVLEVKLEDLENRWQRLQATYEGLMLAPRNVNTKDFRENARINFNASSEAYYTARSQILDILRMSGGNSRQNARHSLIPAYIPQPSVNHSSQDVANSYIKVPPCDTEVFKGGYEEWPSFRDMFTAVYVNHPKLTRAQKLYHLRNKTRGAAGDIVKRYTLCDENFELAWSALKARYENKRVLVDNQLKILFNIPSASVENSEAIHKIQSTVSDCLCTLKTLDVNVESWDPILLYLVSTKLPDETLALWKQSLRSHRDLPTWNQLDEFLINRYEIVERLSSIKATKTRSSLPSQSSGKIQTYHSQEKLSSSCPLCSSDHTIRSCEQFRKYTAQQRIDFAYKHKWCINCLSSSHLKTNCKSVNTCIICHKPHHSLLHLRGKPEEKTEDNTTHSGHEDDKGQIKSSGINSRNTSHNEAPSTSAARRSSQVQVNFSANNDMILLRTAPVRVEHQGELFTLRALIDPGSQRTFITQRIQKRLQIPTSKAHFEIFGIGEQTQTSNKECQLVIVAEKYDVRFSVSAIVLPKMTKWLPSVSFEISNPSELEELDLADPNFNKSAQIDLILGNDSERFINIEGIRKNICGDTSAYITVFGWVLSGPMQTERIFSFSTNVVESEDVKISELLRKFWELEEVPLAPPLCKEDQFCEEFYCKTTSRSPDALAQYNRMETKLSDDPELNTEYNSVLNEYISLDHAQETSSQEINCGGKYNSFYLPQHAVVRAEHTGPTLQTDLTSVILS, from the exons TTTGAACAGAGTGACATTCAGGATCAAACTGATTCGGTATTGGAAGTGAAATTGGAAGATCTCGAGAATCGGTGGCAACGACTGCAGGCTACCTATGAAGGTCTCATGCTAGCTCCAAGGAATGTCAATACCAAAGACTTCCGGGAGAATGCTAGAATTAATTTCAATGCTAGCTCCGAGGCCTATTACACGGCGAGGTCCCAAATCCTAGATATTCTAAGAATGTCAGGTGGAAATTCTCGCCAAAACGCGAGACATAGCCTTATTCCCGCTTACATTCCCCAGCCTTCGGTTAACCACTCTTCTCAAGATGTTGCTAACAGTTACATCAAAGTCCCGCCATGTGATACAGAGGTATTTAAAGGAGGTTACGAAGAATGGCCGTCATTCCGTGACATGTTCACGGCGGTTTACGTCAACCATCCGAAATTGACAAGAGCTCAGAAATTGTATCATTTGCGGAACAAGACTAGGGGTGCGGCCGGCGACATAGTCAAAAGATACACTCTTTGCGACGAAAACTTCGAGCTCGCTTGGAGTGCTCTAAAGGCTCGCTATGAGAACAAGCGTGTCTTAGTAGATAATCAATTAAAGATTCTCTTCAACATTCCTTCAGCTTCTGTGGAGAACAGTGAGGCAATTCACAAAATTCAATCCACCGTGAGTGATTGTCTCTGCACTCTCAAGACTCTTGACGTCAATGTAGAAAGCTGGGATCCCATACTGCTATACTTGGTTTCGACCAAGCTGCCAGATGAAACGCTGGCTCTGTGGAAACAATCCCTCAGATCTCATCGCGATCTTCCTACCTGGAATCAGCTCGATGAATTTCTCATCAACAGGTATGAAATCGTGGAACGGCTCTcgagcataaaagccacaaagaCCAGAAGTTCGCTCCCGTCTCAAAGCAGTGGTAAGATTCAAACTTATCACTCGCAAGAAAAGCTAAGCTCTTCTTGCCCCCTGTGCAGTTCCGACCACACAATAAGGAGTTGTGAACAGTTTCGGAAATATACTGCACAACAACGCATAGATTttgcatacaaacacaaatggtGCATAAATTGCCTCTCCTCATCTCATCTCAAGACAAATTGCAAGAGCGTGAACACTTGCATCATTTGTCATAAGCCACACCACTCTCTGCTTCATCTAAGAGGTAAGCCAGAAGAAAAAACTGAGGATAATACAACCCATTCTGGTCACGAGGATGACAAGGGTCAAATAAAATCTTCTGGCATAAATTCAAGAAACACGTCTCATAATGAGGCTCCCTCAACTTCAGCCGCAAGGCGATCCTCACAAGTTCAGGTCAATTTTTCGGCCAACAACGACATGATTTTGTTACGAACAGCTCCAGTTCGTGTTGAACATCAAGGGGAGTTATTTACGCTAAGAGCTCTTATTGATCCCGGGTCTCAACGAACCTTTATAACACAGAGAATTCAGAAGCGCTTGCAAATTCCCACTTCTAAAGCGCATTTTGAGATTTTTGGAATTGGCGAGCAGACTCAGACGTCGAATAAAGAATGCCAACTAGTCATTGTTGCGGAGAAATACGATGTCCGCTTTTCAGTCTCGGCAATAGTATTGCctaaaatgacaaaatggctTCCGTCCGTCTCGTTCGAAATCTCAAATCCCTCAGAGTTGGAGGAGCTAGATCTGGCCgatccaaatttcaataaatccgCTCAAATTGACCTGATTTTAGGCAATGATTCGGAACGATTCATAAATATTGAAGGTATCAGGAAGAATATATGTGGCGATACCTCGGCATACATTACAGTTTTTGGCTGGGTATTGAGCGGTCCAATGCAAACTGAGAGAATTTTCTCATTTTCCACAAACGTGGTTGAATCCGAAGATGTGAAAATAAGTGAACTTCTGAGAAAATTCTGGGAGCTAGAAGAGGTACCTCTGGCTCCCCCTCTTTGCAAGGAAGATCAGTTTTGTGAAGAGTTCTACTGTAAAACTACGTCCAGATCCCCGGATG CGCTAGCTCAGTACAATCGGATGGAGACAAAGCTCTCTGATGATCCCGAGCTAAACACCGAGTACAATTCGGTGTTAAACGAATATATTTCTCTCGATCATGCTCAGGAGACCTCGTCTCAGGAGATTAACTGCGGTGGAAAATACAATTCCTTTTATCTCCCTCAACACGCAGTTGTCCGAGCAGAGCACACTGGGCCTACActacaaaccgatttgacatCTGTGATCCTCAGCTAA